In Nerophis lumbriciformis linkage group LG12, RoL_Nlum_v2.1, whole genome shotgun sequence, a single genomic region encodes these proteins:
- the neflb gene encoding neurofilament light chain b, with the protein MASSGFDLYFPSASKRRVVVRSAGYGSSAGTESRSAYAPSTYASYRSFPTSSRAASGSFLLSTPGSTVATELRLDQAAQVTSEFKRLRTQEKAQLQDLNDRFASFIDRVHELEQQNKLLETERLLLRQRQTEPSNLRALYEREIRQLNAAVDEANHERQAAQHHREEMEGLLKHLQKRYEEEVLGREQAEGRVMDARKEADEAAMDQSELQKRVEILLDELAFLKSLCESEIAELQTQIQYSTEVSVEMNVIKPDLSVALRDIRSQYETLAHRNRQSAEEWFSNKMNVMAVGTARNTESARNVKDEVGEYRRQLKSRTLEIDACREINQALENQLLEVEEKQSDEISALQDAIKRLEDDLRANKNDMARYLKDYQDLLNVKMALDIEIAAYRKLLEGEESRLDRCGQRSSVVYSQTMFAGPPPGRSLVSMKSQLHSAAPCLLSPRFFTSTMPAQEKMSASDAQQAQASPPQEEEDREEDEEERKEETEGEEDEAEEPPNEEDKEEENKCDQKEDEEDGEEENEIKVEVDANGKNGKAE; encoded by the exons ATGGCTTCCTCCGGCTTTGACCTTTATTTTCCTTCAGCTTCCAAGAGGAGAGTGGTTGTGCGCAGTGCAGGGTATGGATCGAGTGCAGGTACAGAGTCTAGGTCCGCATACGCCCCGTCAACTTACGCGTCTTACAGAAGTTTTCCCACGAGCAGTCGAGCCGCCTCCGGTTCCTTCCTGCTCTCGACTCCGGGGTCTACGGTCGCGACCGAGCTGCGCCTCGACCAAGCAGCACAAGTCACCTCAGAATTCAAAAGATTGAGGACCCAGGAGAAGGCGCAGCTGCAAGACCTCAATGATCGCTTTGCAAGCTTCATTGATAGAGTGCATGAGCTGGAGCAGCAAAACAAATTGCTGGAGACCGAACGCCTGCTGCTCAGGCAGCGTCAAACGGAGCCGTCCAACCTGCGGGCCCTTTATGAGCGCGAGATCCGCCAGCTGAATGCTGCAGTGGACGAGGCCAACCATGAGAGACAAGCTGCACAACACCACAGGGAGGAGATGGAGGGTTTGCTGAAGCACCTGCAAAAACGCTATGAGGAGGAAGTGCTCGGTAGGGAGCAGGCAGAAGGCAGGGTGATGGACGCCAGGAAGGAGGCCGACGAAGCAGCCATGGACCAAAGTGAACTCCAGAAAAGAGTGGAGATCCTGCTGGACGAGTTAGCCTTCCTGAAGAGTCTCTGCGAGAGCGAAATTGCAGAACTCCAGACCCAAATACAGTACAGCACCGAGGTGTCCGTGGAGATGAACGTGATCAAACCCGACCTGTCCGTCGCCCTGCGGGACATCCGAAGCCAGTACGAGACATTGGCGCACCGTAACCGCCAGTCCGCAGAGGAGTGGTTCTCCAACAAGATGAATGTGATGGCGGTAGGCACCGCTCGCAATACGGAGAGCGCGCGGAACGTGAAGGATGAAGTGGGCGAATATCGCAGGCAGCTGAAAAGTAGGACGTTGGAGATCGATGCGTGCAGAGAGATCAACCAAGCTCTGGAGAACCAACTGCTGGAAGTGGAGGAGAAACAAAGTGATGAGATTTCTGCATTGCAG GATGCAATAAAGCGACTGGAAGACGACTTGAGAGCGAACAAGAATGACATGGCGCGATATTTGAAGGACTATCAAGATCTTTTGAATGTGAAGATGGCTTTGGACATTGAAATTGCAGCCTACAG AAAGCTGCTGGAAGGAGAAGAGAGCCGCTTAGATCGCTGTGGCCAGAGGTCTTCTGTGGTCTACTCTCAGACCATGTTCGCTGGTCCTCCTCCGGGAAGGAGCCTGGTCTCCATGAAGTCTCAACTGCATTCTGCCGCACCTTGCCTACTGAGCCCCCGCTTCTTCACATCAACAATGCCCGCCCAGGAGAAAATGTCGGCAAGTGACGCCCAGCAAGCGCAGGCAAGCCCTCCTCAGGAAGAAGAGGACAGAGAGGAAGATGAAGAAGAGAgaaaagaggagactgagggggaAG